One part of the Mustelus asterias unplaced genomic scaffold, sMusAst1.hap1.1 HAP1_SCAFFOLD_2102, whole genome shotgun sequence genome encodes these proteins:
- the LOC144489293 gene encoding uncharacterized protein LOC144489293 translates to DTVEEILFHRHRLQSPLLKEILFSCSVIIQLQVLALLIYSGSRSEMGLANLRNVISSVVGVVMVTNGTNSDDSLSQAPSELTIQEGQSTTPDCQQKCQHISNTASFLPNPKPDTMCSLLCLLIIMVLLPGAKAEDSVFQGRSELSVLEGQNITLDCKSSTAAFQTVFWYIQYPGQALRYLMKIYSSGNTDKSPDFSDRFSAALHKGNNTVPLNIARAVLSDSAVYFCAMEPTLVQMERTPHKNPRLGVPHKTPGQGSVSPTMGEGMEGVGEITEGKHVRCSCPRIPHGKTIRSLHRQSFQRNSPWKRERENKVKFD, encoded by the exons GACACTGTGGAGGAGATTCTGTTTCACAGACACCGGCTGCAGTCACCGTTACTGAAGGAAATATTGTTCAGTTGCTCTGTAATTATACAGCTCCAAGTACTAGCACTCCTTATTTATTCTG GCTCCAGAAGTGAAATGGGACTTGCGAACCTCAGGAATGTCATTTCCAGTGTAGTCGGTGTGGTGATGGTTACAAACG GAACCAATAGCGATGATTCGTTGTCACAGGCTCCTTCTGAATTAACAATTCAGGAAGGACAGAGCACAACACCGGACTGTC AACAGAAATGtcaacacatttcaaatactGCTTCATTTCTGCCGAACCCGAAACCAGACACCATGTGCTCCTTACTTTGTTTGCTGATAATAATGGTCTTGCTGCCCG GGGCAAAGGCTGAAGATTCAGTGTTTCAAGGTCGATCTGAATTATCGGTTCTGGAAGGACAGAACATAACACTGGACTGTAAAAGCTCGACAGCTGCTTTTCAAACTGTGTTCTGGTACATCCAGTATCCCGGGCAAGCTCTGAGATATTTGATGAAGATATATAGCTCGGGCAATACCGATAAGTCTCCGGATTTCTCAGATAGATTCTCGGCTGCTTTGCACAAAGGAAACAATACTGTTCCTTTAAATATCGCCAGAGCTGTTCTGTCCGACAGcgccgtgtatttctgtgccatGGAGCCCACACTGGTACAGATGGAGCGAACCCCGCACAAAAACCCCAGACTGGGAGTTCCG cacaaaaccCCTGGCCAAGGATCTGTctcccccaccatgggagaggggatggaaggagttggagagatcaccgagggaaaacatgtgcgatg ctcttgtccgaggattcctcacggcaaaactattcgctctctgcatcgccaaagtttccaaaggaattctccttggaagagagaaagagaaaataaagtgaaatttgattaa